One window of Plasmodium cynomolgi strain B DNA, scaffold: 0034, whole genome shotgun sequence genomic DNA carries:
- a CDS encoding CYIR protein (putative;~vir-type antigen): SVSRNSSIINESLFNKIKRNVKALNNIKVEKEYRENCLNYKYWIFGEIWKLYDVEKPSHTISDITTEFMKLNGCFKGGISRGCQFIFIYKDINDLILLLEKRNLYDYFKNYSKIKESVCKKENKDLFEKYLKSISETYKKHHVQEKCCDWGASYCPDYFLSCDYVYNPSRLLSLLESKDKGVCDKVEKEYSYETVELTNPLTSKVKVDMYIKYLRCAKVTEQGFNETAIVCQQPGYRPHLSNSLMDMKRRGKTIDNNTNRPIHQLIINENPVNVVLISNQDYNYYN, translated from the coding sequence TCCGTATCACGTAATAGCTCTATTATTAATGAAagcctttttaataaaattaaaagaaatgttAAAGCATTAAATAACATTAAAGTGGAAAAGGAATATAGGGAGAATTGTTTGAATTACAAATATTGGATATTTGGTGAAATTTGGAAACTGTACGATGTTGAAAAACCATCACATACCATCAGCGATATAACTACCGAATTTATGAAACTAAATGGTTGTTTCAAAGGTGGAATTAGTAGAGGTTGTcaattcatatttatttataaggATATCAAtgatttaatattattattagaaAAGAGAAATTTGTATGActactttaaaaattatagtaaaattaaagagaGTGTctgtaaaaaggaaaataaggatttatttgaaaaataccTTAAATCTATTAGTGAAACATATAAAAAGCACCACGTTCAAGAAAAATGTTGTGATTGGGGTGCATCATATTGTcctgattattttttgagtTGTGATTATGTGTATAATCCAAGTAGACTGTTATCTTTATTGGAATCTAAAGATAAAGGAGTTTGTGATAAAGTAGAAAAAGAATATTCATATGAAACAGTTGAACTAACGAATCCTCTAACTTCTAAAGTAAAGGTTGAcatgtatattaaatatttaagaTGTGCTAAAGTTACTGAACAAGGTTTTAACGAAACAGCTATTGTATGCCAGCAACCTGGATACCGTCCCCACCTAAGTAACTCATTAATGGATATGAAACGCAGGGGTAAAACGATAgataataatacaaataGACCAATCCACCAGTTAATAATCAATGAAAACCCAGTAAATGTCGTTTTAATTTCCAATCAAGATtacaattattataat